From the genome of Agromyces badenianii:
ACGAGTTCGGCGAGCGCCTCGAAGAAGCTCGTCCCGCTGATGTCCGCCGGGTCGGCCGCTGCCGCTGCTGCCGCGCCGAGATCTCGCTCCTGTGCGCTGGTGGCACGCCCGTAGCTCGTGAGCAGGAGCAGGGCCGACATCTTCTCGCCGTCGCTGAGCGGGAGTGAGCGCACTTCGCGAAGGAACCAGTCGACGATGAGCAGGCTGTTCGGCGTGATCGGCGCGCCCGAGATCGGGATGTCGACGAGCCACGGGTGCTCGCGGTAGGCGGCGCGCATCGCGAGCACCCAGGCCGTGACGCCGTCGCGCCATCCTCGTTCGATCGACTCGTCGGGCACGGGCGGCTCGACAGCGTCTTCCTGCATGAGCAGGATCAGGTCGTCTTTGCTCGTGACGTACCGGTAGAGCGACATCGTCGTGAAGCCGAGCGATGCGGCCACGCGGCTCATCGAGACGGCGGGCAGGCCCTCGGCGTCTGCGATCTCGATGGCCGCATCGACGATGCGCTCGATCGACAGCTCGCGCTTCGGCCCGCGCTGCGGGTTGACCGCCACGCCCCAGGCGAGCGCCACACCTCGGGGCAGCTCGGGATCGCGTCGCTCAGGCGTCACAGGGGTTCCGTTCTCGAGAGGTGTTGACGACAGTCTAGAACTGTGTATTACTTAAACAACAGTGCACCACATAAACAGTTTGCGCCATACGCAGGTGGACGCGGCGCAGACATGAGAGACGGGAAGATCCATGCCAGTCGCGATCGACACGCACGGGCTCCGCAAGCGCTTCGGCAAGACCGACGTGCTCGCCGGACTCGACCTCAGCGTGCCCACGGGCTCCGTGTTCGCCCTGCTCGGCCCGAACGGCGCCGGCAAGACGACCACCATCAACATCCTCACGACGCTCGTGCGGCCCGACTCGGGCATCGCCCGGGTCGCGGGATTCGACGTCGCGAGTGCACCCGAACAGGTGAAGCAGCGCATCGCCCTCACCGGCCAGTCGGCCGCCGTCGACGAGGTGCTGACCGGCATCGAGAACCTCGTCATGATGGGCCGCCTCTCGGGCCTCGGGCGGCACGCCGCACGCGATCGGGCCGCCGAACTCCTCGAGCGCTTCGACCTGACCGAGGCGGCACGCCGGCGGGTCGGCACCTACTCGGGCGGCATGCGCCGCCGTCTCGACCTCGCGCTCAGCCTGGTCGTCGACGTGCCGATCCTGTTCCTCGACGAGCCGACGACGGGCCTCGACACCCGCAGCCGGCAAGAGCTCTGGCGCGTCATCCGATCCCTCGCCGAGGCGGGCACGACGGTCTTCCTGACGACCCAGTACCTCGAAGAGGCCGACCGGCTCGCCGACCGCATCGCCGTGCTCGACCGTGGCCGCATCGCCGCCGAAGGCACCGCCGACGAGCTGAAGTCGCGCGTCGGCGGCGTCGTCGTCGAGCTCCGCAGCGCCGACGGCGCGCTCCTCCTCGAACTGCCGACCGACGGCAGCGTGCACGGACTCCGGGCCGCCATCGACGAGCTCGACCGTTCGCCGGCGGCGGCGGCGGCGGTCGGCGCCCAGGTCGCCATCCGCCGCCCGAGCCTCGACGACGTGTTCCTCGCGATCACCGCCCGAGCTGCGGCATCCGCCCCCGAACTCATCGAATCGAAGTGAGCGCCATGACGACCATCGCCGCACCCGAAGCCCCCGTCGCACCCGCTGTCCCCGTCGCACCGGCTCGCGTCCGGCTCGGCGCGTTCACCGCCGAGTCGACCTTCATCGCGCGCAGCTTCCGCCACTCGGTGCGCGACATCGACGCGATGCTCATGGCGGTGCTGCTGCCGACGATGCTCATGCTGATGTTCACCTTCATCTTCGGCAACGCCATCGACCCGTCCGGCGGGTACGTCGACTACGTCGTGCCGGGCATCATCCTGCTGTGCGCCGGGTTCGGCGCCTCCTCGACCGCCATCTCGGTCTCGCGCGACATGACGACGGGCATCATCGACCGATTCCGCACGATGCCGCTGCGCAGCGGTGCGGTGCTCACCGGCCACGTCGTCGCGAGCCTCGCCCGGAACCTCGTGGCGACGGGGGTCGTCATCGCGGTGGCGCTCCTCGTCGGATTCCGCCCGGTCGCGACCCCGCTCGAGTGGATCGCGCTGGTCGCGCTCGTCGCCCTGTACATCCTCGCGATCACCTACCTGTTCGCAGCGATCGGCCTCGCGGCCTCGAGCCCCGAAGCAGCGAGCGGCTACGGCTTCATTTTGCTGTTCCTGCCGTATCTCTCCAGTGCCTTCGTGCCGGTCGAGACGATGCCCGAGTGGTTGCAGTGGGTCGCCGAGAACCAGCCGATCACCCCTGTCGTCGAGACGATCCGAGGGCTCCTGATGCACACCCCGGTCGGCGATCAGGGGTGGTGGGCGCTCGGCTGGTGCGCCGGCATCATCGCGGTCTCGGTCGTCTGGGGCGCCTGGCTGTTCCGCCGCAGGGCAGGCCGCCGCTGAGCGGTCGACGGGCTCGGATGCCGCGGTGCCGCCAGCACCGCGGCATCCGCTGTTCGCCGACTGCCGGCCAGACCGCTGGTCTAGAATCGGCAGGTCATGACTGCCATCTACGACTGCTCGGTCGACTCAGAGCTCCTCACCGGTATGCGCATCGCCCGAGCCGCGATCACGCGGGGAGAACTCGTCGTGATCCCCACCGACACGGTCTACGGCGTTGCAGCCGACGCCTTCAACGCGAAAGCCGTGACCCGGCTGCTCGAGGCGAAGGGCCGCGAGCGCACCTCGCCGCCGCCAGTGCTGATCCCCGGCATTCCCACGCTCGACGCGCTCGCGAGCGAGGTGCCGCCGGCCGTCAGGCTGCTGGTCGAGGAGTTCTGGCCGGGTGGGCTCACCGTGATCCTGCACGCTCAGCCCTCGCTGCAATGGGATCTCGGCGAGACGCGCGGCACCGTGGCGCTGCGCATGCCGGCCAACCCGATCGCCCTCGAGCTGCTCGCCGAGACCGGACCGCTCGCGGTCTCCTCGGCGAACCTGTCGGGCATGCCGTCGGCGACGTCGGCGGCCGATGCCGCCGAGATGCTGGGTGACGCGGTCACCGCATACCTCGACGGCGGCCCCGCCGGGGTGTCGTACGAGCCGGTCGGCGAACGAGTGGGCGACACCTCCTCGACGATCATCGACGCGACGGCGCTCGCCCACGAGGGCGGACGCCTGCGCATCGTGCGTGCGGGCGTGATCACCCGCGAGCGCATCGCCGCGGTCGTGGGGGAGGAGCTTCTCGAGCCCGCGGGCGGCGCCGCCGCCGGGAGCGACGACGCCCCTGCCGGCGACGACGACGCCGCGGCATCCGAGGAGCCCGCGAGCCTCGACGCCGCGCCATCCGCCGACGAAGCGGACACCACCACCACATGACCCTCTTCCTCGTACTGGCCCTGCTGACGGCACTCGTGACCTTCGGCGGATCGATCCTCGTCTGGAAGCTGAGCCTGAAGTACCGCCTCTACCCGACGATCCGCGAGCGCGACGTGCACACCCGGCCGACACCGCGGCTCGGCGGCGTCGCGATGTTCATCGGCATCCTCGTCGCGTTCGGCGCCGCGGCGTTCATCTCGACACTCGGCTCGTCGCGGTTCTCGAACATCGCGATCGTGTTCCAGAACCCGGGCCAGATCCTCGCGATCCTCGGCGCGGCGCTCCTCATCGTCGTCGTCGGCGTGGCCGACGACATCTGGGACCTCGACTGGACGACGAAGCTCGCCGCCCAGTTCCTCGCCGCGGGCCTCATCACCTGGCAGGGCGTCTCGATCGTGTCGCTGCCGATCGGCGGCATCACCGTCGGGTCGTCGTGGATGTTCGCCATCATCACCGTGTTCGTGATCGTGCTCGTGATGAATGCGGTGAACTTCATCGACGGGCTCGACGGGCTCGTCGCTGGCGTCGCGTTCATCGCGAACGGCGTGTTCTTCCTGTACTCGTACCTCCTCGTGCAGCAGACCTCGCCGACCAACTACTTCAATCTCGCCTCGCTCGTGGCCATCATCCTCGTCGGCGCCTGCGCGGGGTTCCTCCCGCTCAACTGGCGCCCAGCGAAGCTCTTCATGGGTGACGCCGGGGCGCTGCTCATCGGCCTCCTCATGGCGACGTCCGCCGTCGCGGTCACGGGCCAGCTGAATCCGACCGGTGTCGGTCTCAACCAGTTCGTCGCCGCGTTCATCCCGATCCTCCTGCCGTTCGCCGTGCTCGTGATCCCGTTGCTCGACTTCGGGCTCGCCGTGATGCGTCGCCTGCGCGCCGGCAAGTCGCCGTTCTCCGCCGACCGGAAGCACCTGCACCACCGGCTTCTCGACATGGGCCATTCGCACCTCAATGCGGTGCTGATCCTCTACGGCTGGACCGCGGTCGCCTCGGTCGGATGCCTCCTCACCTATGTCTTCCCGGTCTACTTCCACATCTCCTCGTTGTGGGCCCTCGCGGCGCTCTTCGTCGGCTTCGTCATCTGCGCGGTGATCACCCTCGCCCCGTTGGGCAGGCGCAAGCGACTGACCGTCGCGGCAGAGGCCGAGACCCCCGAGGCGGATGTCGCGGGGTTCGACGAGCTCGACGGCGTCGCGGCATCAGCGGGCACACCGCCGGCCCAGGGCCCGGTTCGCGCTCAGGACGGATCGCTAGAATCGGGCGACCCCGAACCTGGAGCACGATGAACGACGCACGAGCTGAAGCCGACCGCACCCCGACCTCGAACCCCGTACTGCGCAGGGCGCTCGCATGGGGAGCCCTGCTCGCCGGGGTGATCCTCGTCGTCAGCGCGGTGCTCGGCCTCGTGTTCGCGGGCGTTCCCGGGCTGCTCGGCGCCCTGATCGGCACACTCATGGCCGTGGTCTTCATGGGCATCACCGCGGCGAGCATCCTCGGCGCCAACCGATTCGCCTCGAGCGACCTCTTCGTCGGTGCGTTCTTCGGCATCGTGCTCGGCGGCTGGATCCTGAAGTTCATCGTCTTCATCGTGCTCGTCGTCGTGCTGCGCGACGCCGACTGGCTGAACCCCACGGTGCTCTTCCTGAGCCTCGTCGCCGGCGTGCTCGCCTCACTCGTGGTCGACGTGCTCGTCGTGGCGAAGTCGCGCCTGCCGTACGTGAGCGACGTCGAACTGCCCAAGGCGCCCACCGAGGAATGAGACCCCTCGGCGATTCGTCGGTTGCCCGAAGTATTGCTAGAGTAATGGCGATCCCCCCACGGTTCTGCCCAGCTCACGCATGGGCGGCCGCGGTCCATGTTCGTCGCTGCGAGAGCCGAGCTCCACGCCCCGAAACAGGAGAAAGCGCTGCTAGCTAACGCTCTGAACCTGCTGGTTCCGATGTCAACCGATGATGGTGGCTTCCACGGGCCGTCGATCGACGAATTCTTCCCCGGGCCGTTGTTCTTCGAAGGCACCGACTTCGAGATCAACCGCATCATCCTCGTCCGCTTCGTCGCGGTCGTCGCGCTGCTCCTCGTGTTCTGGCTCGGCACCCGCCGCATGAGCGTCGTGCCCGGGCGCTTCCAGAGCCTCGTCGAGATGGGTCTCGACATGGTGCGTGTGAACATCGCCGACGACCTGCTCGGCAAGAAAGACGGCAAGCGCTTCCTGCCGATCCTCACGACGATGTTCTTCATGATCCTGTTCATGAACCTGACCGGTGTCATCCCGTTCCTGAACATCGCCGGCACCTCGACCATCGGCGTGCCGCTCGTGCTCGCGATCGTCGCCTACGTCACCTTCATCTACGCGGGCGTCAAGAAGAGCCCGAAGAACTTCTTCAAGAACTCGCTCTTCCCTTCGGGTGTTCCGTGGCCGGTGTACATCATCGTCACGCCGATCGAGCTCATCTCGACGTTCGTGATCCGCCCGATCACCCTCACGCTCCGACTCATGATGAACATGATCGTCGGGCACCTCCTGCTCGTGCTCTTCTTCGCGGCGACCCAGTTCTTCGTCGTGCAGATGAGTGGATGGTGGACCCTCCTCGGTGTCGGAACGCTGGCCTTCGGCTTCGCCTTCACGCTGTTCGAGATCCTCGTCGCCGTCCTGCAGGCCTACGTCTTCGCACTCCTCACCGCGGTCTACATCCAGCTCGCGGTCGCAGAAGAGCACTGAGCCCGGGCATCCGCCCAGAACATTCCCTAGGAAAGGAAACCCAACGTGGACGCAACCACCGTTCTCGCTGAGATCAACGGCAACATCGCGACGGTCGGCTACGGCCTCGCGGCGATCGGCCCGGCAATCGGCGTCGGCATCGTCGTCGGCAAGACGATCGAGGGCGTCGCCCGCCAGCCCGAGCTGGCCGGCCGCCTCCAGGTCCTGATGTGGATCGGTATCGCCTTCACCGAGGCGCTCGCCTTCATCGGCATCGCCACCTACTTCATCTTCGTCTGATCCATTCGCCGCAACTGAGGAGGCCAACGTGCTTCATGCAGTACTGAGCGCTGCAACCGAGGGTGGCGAGACCCACAGCCCGGTGATTCCGGAGTCGTACGACATCATCTGGTCGTCGGTCTGCTTCATCATCATCCTCATCTTCTTCTGGAAGTACGTGCTGCCGCGCGTGCAGAAGCTGCTCGACGAGCGCGGCGAGGCGATCGAGGGCAACATCGCGAAGGCCGACGAGGCGCAGCGCAAGGCGGAGGCGGCTCTCGAGGAGTACACCGCCCAGCTCGCCGATGCACGCGCTGAGGCCGGTCGCATCCGCGAGACGGCTCGCGACGACGGCAAGAAGATCGTCGCCGAGGCGAAGGATGCCGCA
Proteins encoded in this window:
- a CDS encoding TetR/AcrR family transcriptional regulator is translated as MTPERRDPELPRGVALAWGVAVNPQRGPKRELSIERIVDAAIEIADAEGLPAVSMSRVAASLGFTTMSLYRYVTSKDDLILLMQEDAVEPPVPDESIERGWRDGVTAWVLAMRAAYREHPWLVDIPISGAPITPNSLLIVDWFLREVRSLPLSDGEKMSALLLLTSYGRATSAQERDLGAAAAAAADPADISGTSFFEALAELVTSERFPHLSPLFAAGGYVVPPGTDPGDTDEDFEFGLQRILDGIEYHVGRVGTGETPAAPGELPPALDLPRDREVREAAKARREAEKALREAQKREREAIKHALEREKVARERAERGK
- the atpB gene encoding F0F1 ATP synthase subunit A → MSTDDGGFHGPSIDEFFPGPLFFEGTDFEINRIILVRFVAVVALLLVFWLGTRRMSVVPGRFQSLVEMGLDMVRVNIADDLLGKKDGKRFLPILTTMFFMILFMNLTGVIPFLNIAGTSTIGVPLVLAIVAYVTFIYAGVKKSPKNFFKNSLFPSGVPWPVYIIVTPIELISTFVIRPITLTLRLMMNMIVGHLLLVLFFAATQFFVVQMSGWWTLLGVGTLAFGFAFTLFEILVAVLQAYVFALLTAVYIQLAVAEEH
- a CDS encoding ATP-binding cassette domain-containing protein, whose amino-acid sequence is MPVAIDTHGLRKRFGKTDVLAGLDLSVPTGSVFALLGPNGAGKTTTINILTTLVRPDSGIARVAGFDVASAPEQVKQRIALTGQSAAVDEVLTGIENLVMMGRLSGLGRHAARDRAAELLERFDLTEAARRRVGTYSGGMRRRLDLALSLVVDVPILFLDEPTTGLDTRSRQELWRVIRSLAEAGTTVFLTTQYLEEADRLADRIAVLDRGRIAAEGTADELKSRVGGVVVELRSADGALLLELPTDGSVHGLRAAIDELDRSPAAAAAVGAQVAIRRPSLDDVFLAITARAAASAPELIESK
- a CDS encoding MraY family glycosyltransferase — its product is MTLFLVLALLTALVTFGGSILVWKLSLKYRLYPTIRERDVHTRPTPRLGGVAMFIGILVAFGAAAFISTLGSSRFSNIAIVFQNPGQILAILGAALLIVVVGVADDIWDLDWTTKLAAQFLAAGLITWQGVSIVSLPIGGITVGSSWMFAIITVFVIVLVMNAVNFIDGLDGLVAGVAFIANGVFFLYSYLLVQQTSPTNYFNLASLVAIILVGACAGFLPLNWRPAKLFMGDAGALLIGLLMATSAVAVTGQLNPTGVGLNQFVAAFIPILLPFAVLVIPLLDFGLAVMRRLRAGKSPFSADRKHLHHRLLDMGHSHLNAVLILYGWTAVASVGCLLTYVFPVYFHISSLWALAALFVGFVICAVITLAPLGRRKRLTVAAEAETPEADVAGFDELDGVAASAGTPPAQGPVRAQDGSLESGDPEPGAR
- a CDS encoding L-threonylcarbamoyladenylate synthase, whose translation is MTAIYDCSVDSELLTGMRIARAAITRGELVVIPTDTVYGVAADAFNAKAVTRLLEAKGRERTSPPPVLIPGIPTLDALASEVPPAVRLLVEEFWPGGLTVILHAQPSLQWDLGETRGTVALRMPANPIALELLAETGPLAVSSANLSGMPSATSAADAAEMLGDAVTAYLDGGPAGVSYEPVGERVGDTSSTIIDATALAHEGGRLRIVRAGVITRERIAAVVGEELLEPAGGAAAGSDDAPAGDDDAAASEEPASLDAAPSADEADTTTT
- a CDS encoding F0F1 ATP synthase subunit B; translation: MLHAVLSAATEGGETHSPVIPESYDIIWSSVCFIIILIFFWKYVLPRVQKLLDERGEAIEGNIAKADEAQRKAEAALEEYTAQLADARAEAGRIRETARDDGKKIVAEAKDAATVEAARVTASAQAQIEAERQSALVSLRSEVGTLAIDLASGVIGESLSDDAKATAVVDRFLADLEASEVAAGGKK
- the atpE gene encoding ATP synthase F0 subunit C, producing the protein MDATTVLAEINGNIATVGYGLAAIGPAIGVGIVVGKTIEGVARQPELAGRLQVLMWIGIAFTEALAFIGIATYFIFV
- a CDS encoding ABC transporter permease → MTTIAAPEAPVAPAVPVAPARVRLGAFTAESTFIARSFRHSVRDIDAMLMAVLLPTMLMLMFTFIFGNAIDPSGGYVDYVVPGIILLCAGFGASSTAISVSRDMTTGIIDRFRTMPLRSGAVLTGHVVASLARNLVATGVVIAVALLVGFRPVATPLEWIALVALVALYILAITYLFAAIGLAASSPEAASGYGFILLFLPYLSSAFVPVETMPEWLQWVAENQPITPVVETIRGLLMHTPVGDQGWWALGWCAGIIAVSVVWGAWLFRRRAGRR